The following are from one region of the Hymenobacter radiodurans genome:
- a CDS encoding AsmA-like C-terminal region-containing protein: MIRLKKFFLYSLLGGILLLLGGILGIWLGEERIIALFVREANRHLRTPVQVGKIDLSLIDQFPRVSVTLQNVVVGGSLPQDTVALARARRLYCAFDVWDLVAGRYRIRAVTLDSATVQVRYDAQSQPNWDVFRADSSGTSDDKPFAFDLERIVLRRVLVIYDDAARRQRHTIRAHDLRAGLSVTDELIDIQADGKARIEGIELGQDKYFRQKELTLKTLIAIDRPGRRVTIQPSDLRIGPATYGVAGTVGYGGETQLDLRLEGRQTDIQSVVALLPSRLAGNLSAYRSRGEVYFRGTVRGAMSARSNPRVDVQFGCRDASFYHPEYRETVEHVYLTGSFDNGNKRSLSTSTLALRQVRGTLHGRALGGNLRYHNFEDPTVQLDLRADLDVARALRFYPVAAVRTASGDARLAVRFNGNLRAFRAQPATAAVQSSGDLTLRGVSLRLRDFGQPFTGLSGNFILRRNDVAVSDFKGRIGRSDFQLNGLFKNALGWLLLPRQQLLVEADVESRLLDFDQLLSAQLADAAQKSPPKGKKRGPQSEYEFHVAPNLALDVQASVGRVQFRRFRGRNLNGTVRLRDQVISSPTLSVAAAGGQASIRGSIDARQPDLLKVHTTMACSQLPLDSLFYVFEDFGQKFITARHLRGRLTASGESDLYFDRRLTPLTDRMEAEVRATVRDGELNNFEPLQKLSMIARRDQLRHLRFAELTNNFYIQSRTVYMPEMEIRSNVRTASIIRVTGTHTFDQQMDYHLSIPVLPGLLHRASMGGSGTTGPNLLLAIQGDENNFKVSYDRARAQANRAAATPPGSGPRPNLSDALDVTTDPVATPATRPAEARKPFELKKPVKKPAQPQPDEYFDF; this comes from the coding sequence TTGATTCGTTTAAAAAAGTTTTTTCTGTACTCGCTGCTGGGAGGCATTTTGCTGCTGTTGGGGGGCATTTTGGGAATCTGGCTGGGGGAGGAGCGCATCATTGCGCTGTTTGTGCGGGAAGCCAACCGGCACCTGCGTACACCTGTGCAAGTGGGTAAAATTGATCTTTCGTTGATCGATCAGTTTCCGCGAGTGTCGGTAACGCTGCAGAATGTGGTAGTGGGGGGCTCTTTACCTCAAGATACCGTGGCTCTGGCGCGCGCCCGTCGCTTATACTGCGCCTTCGACGTTTGGGACCTTGTAGCTGGTCGTTACCGCATTCGGGCCGTGACCCTGGACTCAGCAACGGTGCAGGTGCGCTATGATGCGCAAAGCCAACCTAACTGGGACGTCTTTCGGGCCGATTCATCGGGCACATCCGATGATAAGCCCTTCGCATTTGATTTGGAACGTATCGTGCTGCGGCGGGTGCTGGTAATATACGATGATGCAGCGCGGCGGCAGCGGCATACTATCCGAGCCCACGACTTGCGCGCGGGCCTTTCGGTAACGGATGAGCTCATTGATATTCAAGCCGATGGGAAGGCGCGTATCGAAGGGATTGAGCTAGGGCAGGATAAATACTTTCGGCAAAAGGAGTTGACACTGAAGACCCTGATAGCTATTGACCGCCCAGGCCGACGAGTTACCATTCAGCCCTCCGATTTGCGCATTGGGCCCGCTACGTATGGTGTGGCGGGTACGGTAGGATATGGAGGCGAAACGCAACTGGATTTACGCTTGGAGGGTCGGCAGACAGACATCCAATCGGTGGTGGCGTTGCTGCCGTCGCGCCTGGCTGGAAACTTAAGCGCTTACCGTAGTAGGGGTGAGGTGTATTTTAGAGGTACGGTACGCGGAGCTATGTCTGCGCGCAGCAATCCGCGGGTAGATGTGCAGTTTGGCTGTCGCGATGCTTCCTTCTATCATCCTGAGTACCGCGAGACCGTGGAACACGTCTATCTGACGGGGTCCTTTGATAATGGCAACAAGCGGTCGTTGAGCACGTCTACGTTGGCTTTGCGGCAGGTGCGCGGCACGCTACACGGGCGGGCGCTGGGGGGCAATTTGCGCTATCATAACTTCGAAGACCCAACGGTACAACTCGACCTGCGGGCTGACCTTGACGTAGCCCGTGCGTTGCGCTTCTACCCAGTAGCCGCCGTGCGTACAGCCAGTGGTGATGCGCGCCTAGCCGTGCGCTTCAACGGCAACCTGCGAGCCTTCCGGGCCCAACCTGCAACCGCCGCCGTGCAGTCTAGCGGCGACCTGACGCTACGAGGTGTGAGTTTGCGCCTGCGCGATTTTGGGCAGCCGTTTACGGGGCTCAGTGGCAACTTTATTCTGCGTCGTAACGATGTAGCCGTTAGTGATTTTAAGGGGCGAATAGGTCGCTCTGACTTTCAATTAAACGGCCTGTTCAAAAATGCGCTGGGGTGGCTATTGCTTCCCCGCCAACAGCTCTTAGTGGAGGCCGATGTGGAGTCGCGCTTACTTGATTTTGACCAGCTGCTGAGCGCGCAATTAGCTGACGCTGCGCAGAAAAGCCCCCCAAAGGGTAAAAAGCGCGGGCCGCAATCCGAATACGAGTTTCACGTAGCCCCCAATCTGGCCTTAGACGTACAGGCCAGCGTAGGCCGAGTGCAATTTCGGCGGTTCCGGGGGCGTAACCTCAATGGCACGGTGCGCCTGCGCGACCAAGTTATTTCTTCGCCTACGCTGAGTGTGGCAGCGGCTGGCGGCCAAGCCAGCATTCGAGGAAGCATTGATGCGCGCCAGCCCGATTTGCTGAAGGTGCATACCACCATGGCCTGCTCGCAGCTGCCGCTTGATAGTCTGTTTTACGTGTTTGAGGACTTTGGCCAGAAGTTTATTACGGCTCGTCACCTACGCGGCCGCCTCACGGCTTCGGGCGAGTCGGACCTGTACTTTGACCGCCGTCTGACGCCGCTTACTGACCGAATGGAAGCCGAAGTAAGAGCAACGGTGCGCGATGGGGAACTCAATAATTTTGAGCCGTTGCAGAAGCTTTCTATGATAGCTCGTCGGGACCAATTGCGCCATTTGCGCTTCGCAGAGCTCACCAACAACTTCTATATTCAGAGCCGGACAGTGTATATGCCGGAAATGGAAATCCGCTCTAACGTGCGCACTGCCTCCATTATTCGCGTTACGGGCACGCATACCTTTGATCAGCAGATGGATTATCACCTCTCTATTCCGGTATTGCCGGGGCTGCTGCATCGGGCATCTATGGGGGGAAGCGGCACCACTGGGCCCAACCTGTTGCTGGCTATTCAGGGCGATGAGAACAACTTCAAAGTAAGCTATGATCGGGCGCGCGCGCAGGCTAACCGGGCTGCCGCAACGCCCCCCGGCAGCGGTCCGCGTCCTAATCTGAGTGATGCACTGGATGTCACTACCGATCCTGTTGCGACGCCTGCGACTCGGCCGGCAGAGGCGCGAAAGCCATTTGAGCTGAAAAAGCCGGTAAAGAAGCCAGCCCAGCCACAACCCGACGAGTATTTCGATTTCTAG
- a CDS encoding mechanosensitive ion channel family protein, whose protein sequence is MRVIMLVGYAFKTLLSRLLSRLLFRFLRKQTEGVSETQFQVLLIKPIEVVVVLITIFLAFKVLNYPVRTSDLDKSEHWLELLVFRVYQIGFITAICWVVLRLIDFFVLVFSRKAEIVPSRLNNQLIPFAKDLLKVFVMIIAFLIILGKGFGVNVTALIGGLGIGGLAVAFAAKESLENLIASFTIFLDRPFNVGDLVTVGGVTGTVEKVGFRSTRLRTVEKSYVTVPNKSMIDKPLDNLSLRTARRVNFTLTISHETTSDQLRRIIADATATIRAHPLTTNEVQLQFTALTPTAKEAAVQYFVETNNYDEFLAVKEELNYAIVEAVERHGGKFANMLASTQSPADRLQGLESVDQPVLGK, encoded by the coding sequence GTGCGGGTTATTATGCTGGTGGGCTACGCTTTCAAAACCCTACTGTCGCGCTTGTTATCGCGTCTGCTGTTTCGGTTTCTGCGCAAGCAAACGGAGGGTGTTAGCGAAACCCAGTTTCAGGTGCTGCTCATCAAACCGATTGAAGTTGTCGTCGTTTTGATCACTATTTTTCTGGCGTTCAAAGTGCTTAATTATCCGGTTCGCACTTCCGATCTGGACAAAAGCGAGCACTGGCTTGAGCTGCTTGTTTTTCGGGTTTACCAGATTGGTTTTATCACGGCCATTTGCTGGGTAGTTCTTCGGCTGATCGATTTTTTTGTACTGGTATTCAGCCGCAAAGCCGAAATCGTTCCTTCACGCCTGAATAATCAGTTGATCCCTTTTGCCAAGGATCTGCTGAAGGTGTTTGTGATGATCATTGCCTTTCTGATTATTCTCGGCAAAGGCTTTGGCGTGAATGTGACGGCCCTAATTGGCGGCTTAGGCATCGGCGGCTTGGCTGTAGCATTTGCGGCCAAGGAAAGCCTCGAAAACCTCATCGCTTCCTTCACCATCTTCCTTGATCGCCCCTTTAATGTAGGCGACCTGGTAACTGTGGGCGGCGTAACCGGCACCGTTGAGAAGGTAGGTTTCCGCAGTACTCGTCTGCGTACGGTGGAGAAAAGCTACGTCACGGTGCCTAATAAGTCGATGATTGATAAGCCGTTGGATAATTTGTCGCTGCGTACCGCCCGGCGCGTCAACTTCACGCTCACTATCAGCCACGAAACGACCAGCGACCAGCTTCGTCGCATTATTGCCGATGCTACGGCCACTATTCGGGCGCACCCGCTTACGACTAATGAAGTGCAGTTGCAGTTCACAGCTCTCACCCCTACCGCCAAGGAAGCCGCTGTTCAGTATTTTGTCGAGACGAATAACTACGATGAGTTTCTGGCGGTGAAAGAGGAATTGAACTATGCTATTGTGGAGGCAGTGGAGCGCCACGGCGGCAAGTTTGCCAATATGCTGGCCAGCACTCAATCGCCTGCCGACCGGCTGCAAGGTCTCGAATCTGTTGATCAGCCCGTTTTGGGGAAATAA
- a CDS encoding sensor histidine kinase has product MLPIYDQKSRIKLVVLAGALLIAAATVIYTNILVGRLSEREQQQIDLYAKAQRYIISTEEETNLVFVQEQIIDANTTIPIIFTDDQGNIQGTKNIDLPKGMSEEASIKFLRERIEKMKAQHPPIVVEYAAGLRNYIYYQDSVLLTQLRYYPLVQLAIIACLGVIAYFAFSYSRRAEQNRVWVGLAKETAHQLGTPLSSLMAWHTYLKESERFRDEPIVEELGKDVRRLEIITERFSNIGSVPVLKDENILQVTQNAIAYLQSRVSKKVVFKIETSLPTHTPAKLNIPLFDWVIENICKNAIDAMDGRGSITIHLRRPARNKSQVAIDITDTGKGISKSKIDRVFLPGYTTKKRGWGLGLALAKRIIENYHQGRLFVKWSELGKGTTFRIILNGE; this is encoded by the coding sequence TTGCTACCGATTTACGATCAGAAGTCCCGTATTAAGCTTGTGGTGCTGGCTGGCGCTTTGCTTATTGCCGCTGCCACGGTTATCTACACCAATATTCTGGTAGGCCGCCTGTCTGAGCGCGAGCAGCAGCAGATTGACTTATACGCCAAGGCCCAGCGCTACATTATCAGCACGGAGGAGGAAACCAACCTGGTGTTTGTGCAGGAACAGATTATTGATGCCAACACGACCATCCCTATCATCTTCACCGACGATCAGGGGAATATTCAGGGCACCAAAAACATCGACCTGCCCAAGGGCATGTCGGAGGAAGCTTCGATTAAGTTTTTGCGCGAGCGAATCGAGAAGATGAAAGCCCAGCACCCACCCATTGTGGTGGAGTACGCGGCGGGGCTGCGCAATTATATTTATTACCAAGACTCGGTGCTGCTCACGCAGTTGCGCTACTATCCGCTGGTGCAACTGGCTATTATTGCCTGCCTAGGTGTTATTGCCTACTTCGCCTTCAGCTACTCACGCAGGGCCGAGCAAAACCGCGTGTGGGTAGGTCTAGCCAAAGAAACGGCTCACCAACTGGGTACGCCTCTAAGCAGCCTGATGGCTTGGCACACCTATCTGAAAGAGTCGGAGCGGTTCCGGGACGAGCCAATCGTGGAGGAACTGGGTAAAGATGTGCGGCGCCTGGAAATTATCACCGAGCGCTTCTCCAATATTGGATCGGTGCCCGTGCTCAAGGATGAAAATATTTTGCAGGTGACTCAGAACGCCATTGCTTACCTGCAAAGTCGGGTATCAAAGAAAGTGGTGTTCAAGATTGAAACCAGCCTGCCTACGCACACACCAGCCAAGCTTAATATTCCGCTGTTCGACTGGGTAATTGAGAATATCTGCAAAAACGCCATCGATGCGATGGATGGCCGTGGTAGCATTACTATTCATCTGCGTCGCCCGGCCCGCAATAAGTCCCAAGTGGCCATCGACATCACCGACACCGGCAAAGGCATTTCCAAGAGCAAGATTGATCGTGTATTCCTGCCCGGCTACACTACCAAAAAGCGGGGTTGGGGCCTAGGGTTGGCGTTGGCTAAGCGAATTATCGAGAATTACCACCAAGGCCGACTATTTGTGAAGTGGTCGGAGCTAGGGAAAGGAACCACCTTTCGGATAATCCTGAATGGCGAATAG
- a CDS encoding TerB family tellurite resistance protein: MDNTQVLQNYSEQEKTAYLSVIASLASADRQASDAEIEFLQQLAQAAGLSSGSTQQVVSAAQDATNSTVQQNLDALKGSELRFSLVTDLISFARADGAYSNDEEAMVNKISTYLGINQQQQHTLEQVVDQAEKVPHDANDPAKQGFFGGITDKLESAGIPKGALMGGLLGVVAPMVLSRVMGGNRGGAMSSGGLGGLMGGGSMGGLMGGMGGSGMGGLLGGLLGGGLLGNVLGGGGQQLPQRGSHVGSGGLGSLTSILGGLGGRPNSAPRSAGGGGLGSLLGGGSGMGGLLGGLLGGR, from the coding sequence ATGGACAACACGCAAGTATTACAGAATTACTCTGAACAGGAGAAAACCGCTTACCTCAGCGTAATTGCCAGCTTGGCCTCCGCCGACCGTCAGGCCTCAGACGCCGAGATAGAGTTTTTGCAGCAGCTCGCTCAAGCTGCTGGTCTCTCCAGTGGCTCTACCCAACAGGTAGTAAGCGCCGCTCAGGATGCCACTAACAGCACTGTACAGCAGAATCTGGACGCGTTGAAAGGTAGTGAGCTACGCTTTTCGCTGGTAACCGACCTGATCAGCTTTGCCCGCGCCGATGGAGCTTATTCCAACGACGAAGAGGCAATGGTTAATAAGATTTCCACGTATCTCGGCATTAATCAGCAACAGCAGCACACGCTGGAGCAAGTAGTTGACCAAGCCGAGAAAGTGCCTCACGATGCGAACGATCCTGCCAAGCAGGGCTTCTTCGGCGGCATTACTGATAAACTTGAAAGTGCCGGCATCCCCAAAGGCGCCCTGATGGGTGGTCTGCTGGGTGTAGTGGCCCCGATGGTGCTGTCGCGCGTAATGGGCGGCAACCGGGGTGGTGCGATGAGCAGCGGTGGCTTAGGTGGCCTAATGGGCGGTGGCTCTATGGGTGGCCTGATGGGCGGCATGGGCGGTAGCGGCATGGGTGGCTTGTTGGGTGGTCTGCTCGGCGGCGGCTTGCTAGGCAACGTACTAGGCGGTGGTGGCCAGCAATTGCCCCAGCGTGGCTCGCACGTAGGCAGCGGCGGCTTAGGATCCCTCACGTCCATCTTGGGCGGTTTGGGCGGCCGCCCAAACTCGGCACCCCGTTCCGCCGGCGGCGGCGGTCTGGGCAGCCTCCTCGGTGGCGGCAGCGGTATGGGCGGCCTGCTGGGCGGTCTGCTCGGCGGCCGCTAG
- a CDS encoding ArsR/SmtB family transcription factor codes for MKPLLARVESKKVDKAAAMLKVLAHPKRLAIVDLLGKEDKMTVTEIYRSLDLPQAIASQHLITLKDRGILSSFKVGTKIYYSLSIPKLLDVIDSLEDCCESM; via the coding sequence ATGAAACCACTGCTGGCGCGCGTAGAATCCAAGAAAGTAGACAAGGCTGCCGCAATGCTGAAAGTGTTGGCCCACCCTAAACGCCTTGCAATCGTGGATTTGCTGGGTAAGGAGGACAAGATGACTGTAACGGAGATTTACCGTTCTCTCGACTTGCCTCAAGCCATTGCTTCTCAGCATCTTATCACTTTGAAAGACCGTGGCATTCTGTCCTCATTCAAAGTAGGCACCAAGATCTACTACTCCCTATCTATTCCTAAGCTGCTTGATGTGATCGACTCACTCGAGGACTGCTGCGAATCTATGTAA
- a CDS encoding glycosyltransferase family 39 protein, with amino-acid sequence MPDLFRFRFFKSSSQWIVGGFFGVLISIGLWLHNDYGVSWDEPNNHLNGLVSAKYLAQLVAPELVASQPSSRLIPDIQNFADADHGVAFELPLALLSFVFTHGDSQAFYRLRHLCVFLVFVLGVWALYQLGKQRFESWRWGLLGTGLLVLSPRFFAEAFYNGKDIVYMAFFTLAIYTLVRLLHHPTRGRALVHGLATALAVDVRVQGLLLLVVTLVMLWLEARHRARNERGMLLRVGGVYTVAALIFTVLGWPYLWALPWKELLAATQRISQYPWAGRVVYFGQVLPGTQLPWHYIPVWIIITTPLPYVISALIGVGLWLRKISWRGRASVSSFAGRLDLLFVSWLLVPVLLVMALRPVVYDGWRHLYFIYPALILLAVHGVHTLAATARQRPQWRPVAISAALVVSGGMVHAAWRIVRDHPHQQTYFSILPPSFAQHNFDLDYWGLSYRQGLEWALMHDQAPTINVYSPWPSGHLVYTNSLILPPADRARLRFTNHQNADYTLTNYRYRTHSFPDTIGREVHTIQVNGVRILSVFRRSDK; translated from the coding sequence ATGCCTGACTTGTTTCGCTTTCGTTTCTTTAAGTCGAGCAGCCAGTGGATTGTAGGGGGCTTTTTTGGGGTGTTGATCAGCATAGGTTTGTGGCTGCATAATGACTACGGCGTATCGTGGGATGAGCCGAACAACCACCTCAATGGGCTAGTCAGTGCAAAGTACCTGGCTCAGTTGGTAGCTCCCGAGTTGGTAGCCAGCCAACCCAGCAGTCGCCTGATTCCCGACATCCAGAACTTTGCGGATGCTGATCATGGTGTAGCGTTCGAGCTGCCGTTGGCCCTGCTCAGCTTTGTTTTTACTCATGGCGATTCACAGGCGTTCTATCGTCTTCGTCACCTTTGCGTCTTTCTTGTTTTCGTGCTCGGGGTTTGGGCCTTGTATCAGCTCGGAAAGCAACGGTTTGAAAGCTGGCGTTGGGGGTTATTGGGCACGGGGCTGCTCGTGCTCTCGCCCCGGTTTTTTGCCGAGGCTTTCTACAACGGCAAAGACATCGTGTATATGGCCTTCTTCACGCTGGCTATCTACACGCTGGTGCGGCTGCTGCACCACCCGACGCGGGGGCGCGCCCTCGTCCACGGGCTCGCCACGGCGCTGGCCGTCGATGTGCGCGTGCAGGGGTTGCTGCTGCTAGTCGTAACGCTGGTTATGCTGTGGCTGGAAGCCCGCCACCGAGCGCGGAATGAGCGCGGAATGTTGCTGCGAGTGGGCGGAGTATATACTGTGGCCGCGCTGATTTTTACGGTGTTGGGGTGGCCCTACTTATGGGCCTTGCCCTGGAAAGAACTTTTAGCGGCTACGCAGCGAATTAGCCAATACCCCTGGGCGGGGCGGGTGGTATACTTTGGGCAAGTCTTGCCGGGCACGCAGCTTCCCTGGCATTATATCCCAGTATGGATAATCATCACAACGCCTTTACCTTACGTAATATCCGCCTTAATCGGAGTGGGCCTCTGGCTGCGGAAGATAAGTTGGCGAGGGCGAGCAAGCGTAAGTTCATTTGCCGGGCGCCTCGATCTGCTTTTCGTGAGCTGGCTACTGGTACCTGTGCTACTGGTCATGGCATTGCGTCCGGTAGTGTATGATGGCTGGCGGCACTTATACTTCATCTATCCAGCGCTGATACTTCTGGCGGTGCATGGCGTGCATACGCTCGCGGCAACAGCGCGGCAGCGGCCTCAGTGGCGGCCGGTGGCTATAAGTGCGGCCCTAGTTGTCAGCGGCGGAATGGTACACGCGGCCTGGCGCATAGTGCGCGACCATCCGCACCAGCAGACGTATTTCAGCATTTTGCCCCCCAGCTTCGCTCAGCACAACTTCGACCTCGACTATTGGGGCCTTTCCTACCGTCAGGGGCTTGAATGGGCACTTATGCACGACCAGGCTCCCACAATCAACGTATACTCGCCCTGGCCCAGTGGTCACCTAGTTTATACGAACTCGCTAATTTTGCCCCCCGCCGACCGCGCCCGCCTACGCTTCACAAACCACCAAAACGCCGACTATACCCTCACCAACTATCGTTATCGAACGCATTCTTTTCCCGACACCATCGGTCGGGAAGTACATACTATTCAGGTTAATGGCGTGCGCATCCTGTCGGTTTTTCGACGCTCTGATAAGTAA